From the genome of Nicotiana sylvestris chromosome 2, ASM39365v2, whole genome shotgun sequence, one region includes:
- the LOC104224329 gene encoding probable WRKY transcription factor 21 has protein sequence MFFGVERGEMEEIEEANKVAIENCHRVISLLSKPRDQNQYGNLLVRETGEAVHKFKKVVTLLNSTLGHARVRKVKQFKTPLPHNILVENPSCKINDQHKHLRLLPIDSRENRVLEMGSNVKCSLTLGSPSLELSSNSRNPLNFGQQTSLPKYNYLQQQQQQQQQRRFLLQQQQLKQPAEMMYRRSNSGISLNFDSSICTPTMSSTRSFISSLSVDGSVTNLDGSSFHLIGASRSADQSSFQHKRRCSARGDEGSVKCGSSGRCHCSKKRKHRVKRSIKVPAISNKLADIPADEYSWRKYGQKPIKGSPHPRGYYKCSSMRGCPARKHVERCLEDPSMLIVTYEGEHNHPTLPSQSANA, from the exons atgTTTTTTGGGGTTGAGAGAGGTGAAATGGAGGAAATAGAAGAAGCTAACAAGGTTGCAATTGAGAATTGTCATAGAGTTATTAGTCTTTTATCTAAGCCTCGAGATCAAAATCAGTATGGAAATTTATTAGTTAGAGAAACTGGAGAAGCTGTACACAAATTCAAGAAAGTTGTCACTCTTTTGAATTCAACTTTAGGTCATGCAAGAGTGAGGAAAGTGAAACAATTTAAGACCCCTTTACCTCATAACATCCTTGTGGAAAACCCAAGTTGCAAAATTAATGATCAGCACAAACATCTTCGGTTACTTCCTATCGACTCTCGTGAAAATCGAGTCCTAGAGATGGGTTCTAATGTGAAATGCAGTTTAACTTTGGGAAGCCCTTCACTAGAATTAAGTTCAAATAGTAGAAATCCCCTTAATTTTGGCCAACAGACGTCTTTGCCGAAATATAACTATCttcaacagcagcaacaacaacaacaacaacgacggtTTTTACTTCAGCAGCAGCAATTGAAACAGCCGGCGGAGATGATGTACAGGCGCAGCAATAGTGGCATTAGTCTTAATTTTGATAGCTCGATATGCACTCCGACCATGTCTTCGACTAGGTCGTTTATTTCCTCATTGAGTGTGGACGGTAGCGTTACTAATTTGGATGGTAGTAGCTTTCATTTAATTGGTGCTTCTCGCTCTGCGGATCAGAGCTCTTTCCAACATAAGAGAAGGTGCTCAGCAAGGGGAGACGAGGGAAGCGTGAAATGTGGAAGCAGTGGGAGGTGTCATTGTTCAAAGAAAAG GAAACACAGGGTAAAGAGATCAATTAAGGTTCCTGCTATAAGTAACAAGCTAGCCGATATTCCTGCCGATGAATATTCTTGGAGAAAGTATGGACAGAAACCGATCAAAGGTTCTCCGCACCCTAG GGGATACTATAAATGCAGTAGCATGAGAGGATGTCCTGCAAGGAAACATGTGGAGAGATGCTTGGAAGACCCTTCAATGCTTATCGTAACATATGAAGGTGAACATAATCATCCCACATTGCCATCGCAATCGGCTAATGCATGA